The nucleotide sequence GCGCTGGAGTCGATACGCCTGTTCGCAGCCAATGCCCGGCAGTGCGTGGAGCACGGCGATGACCTGGAGGCGCGCGCCCGCATGGCGTTTGCCTCGACCCTCGGCGGCATGGCGATTGCCAGTGCCGGCGTCACCGTAGCCCATGCCTTGGGCCAGCCATTGGGGGCGATGACCGATGCACCGCATGGCGGCACCGTCGCGGCGAGCACGCCGCATGTCATCCGCTGGACGCTGCCGGTCGGTACCGACAAATTCGCGCGGGTGGCCGGGATTCTCGATCCGTCGACGCTGAGCCTTGCTGAAACTGAACGCGCCGCACGCCTTCCGGACATCCTGCAAAAACTGTTTACCACCCTGGGCGTCACCGACACGTTTCGCAGCTATGGTCTGCGCCCGGAGCAAATTGAAGCGTTTGCCCAAACCGTCTGGACCAGTTTCAACCAGGACCTGGCCTGTCATCCGAAAAAAATCAACAGCAAAGAGGAGGTCGCCGACATCGTCAGAATGTGTTTCTAACCGAAGTCTCTTTTACGAAGTTCTAAAGAAAACAGTTTGACCGACCCGTCAGTTGGGTTGGCGGGGTTTTGCATGCTCGAAAAACACTAAGACCAACAATAAAAACAGTTTCGGGAACAATAATAATGACCAACAAAACGATAGTTGCCGTCGGACTTTTGAGCGCCTGCGCATTGCCGGGTGCCCAGGCGGCCAGTTACTCGCCGAATAATTTTCTGCTGGGGGACTGGAACGGCGAACGCACTCGCTTGCATGAGCAGGGCGTGGATTTTCAGCTGACCTACGTTAACGAACTGGCCTACAACACCCAGGGCGGCGACGAGCACAAAGGGACTTACAGCGATCAGTTGATGATTGATACCAACTTTGATCTGCAGAAGTTGGTGGGCTGGCAAGGGGCGAGTTTTCGCATGACCTTGAGCAACCGCAATGGCGAAAGCCTGACTGCCGAGGCCGGGACCAACACGTTGCTGGCTGCCCAGGAAATCTACGGCTACGGCAGCGTTACCCGCCTGGTGCAGTTCTATTACCAGCAGGCGCTGCTGGATGATCGACTGGTGGTGAAACTCGGGCGCTTGCCAATGAGTGGCGATGTGTTCCCGTTTTCGTGCAAGTTTCAAAACCTGACGTTCTGCGGCACGGTGCCGGGTTACATCACTCCCAATTGGTTCACCTGGCCGGTCAGCCAGTGGGGGGCTGCGGTGGCGGCGAAACTGACTGATGAGCTGTCGCTCAATGCCTCGCTGTACCAGGTCAACCCTCGCTTCACCGAAAACGCCCAGGGCCTGAACTTCGGCAGTCCCTCGGGCACCACCGGTTATCTGGCGGTTGGCGAGTTGGCGTGGACGCCAACCCTGAACGGTCTGCCCGGCAGCTATCGGGCGGGGATCTGGCGCAATACCGGTGATTTCAACGATGTCTATCACGACATCAATGGCCAGCCCATCGGTCTGACCGGCAATGCGCCGGATCAGCACGATCAGGCCAGCGGGTTTTACGCGATGGCCGAGCAACGGGTTTATCAGGACCCGGACAACAGCGCTCGCGGCCTGACCCTGTTCGCCAACTTCATCCAGTCGGATCGCGACGTGTCCTACGTGGAAAAAGTCTTTCACGTCGGCGCGTTTATCCGCGGTCCGTTTGCCGCGCGCCCTCAGGATGAGATCGGCCTGGCGATTGGTCGTCTTGAGGTGAATGAACAATCCGCCAAGCGTATCCGTCAGCAAAACGCTTACACCCAACCGGCGCCTGACACCGAATACCCGGTGGAGTTGTACTACGGCATCAGCGTGACACCAGCCCTGACGCTGCGACCGAATGTGCAATACGTGGCCAATCCCGGTGGGTTGAGCGGGGATAAAAGCGTGGTGGTGTTTGGCCTGAAAACCGAGGTCAGTTTCTAAGGATTGCGCGGTTTAAACGAACAGCAGTTGTGAAGAAAAACCCCTGAATCAAGGCATTTCTTTGCTTGCGATTCGAATAATGCATGATATATCTTATTCGGGCGCCTACGCCTGAAACAACAAAAAGGAGACGCAACAGCATGAACACTCTCGTTGATATCGCTGCGGTCCAGCAGCGTGTCGCCGCCCTGAAACTGCCAGGGCAAGCCTTTATTGACGGCCGATTTGTCGACGCGTTGAGCGGCGCGACCTTCGCCAACATTTCCCCGCGCAACGGCCAAGTGCTGAATCACGTGGCGTCCTGCCAGGCTGAAGACGTCGACCTCGCGGTCAAGGTTGCCCGACAGGCATTCGACAGCGGCGTGTGGTCGCAACTGGCTCCCAAGGAACGCAAGAAGGTCCTGCTGCGTTTCGCCGCCTTGTTCGAGCAGCACATGACCGAACTGGCGTTGCTGGAGACGCTGGACATGGGCAAACCGGTGTCCGAAAGCGCCGGTTTCGATGTACATGCGGTGCTCGAGTGCCTGCAGTGGTACGCCGAATGCTGTGACAAGGTCTACGACGAAATCGCTCCTTCGGGACCGGGCGCGCTGGGCATGATTACTCGCGAAGCCATCGGCGTGGTCGCCGCCGTGACCCCGTGGAATTTCCCGATGCTGATGGCGATGTGGAAAGTCGCCCCGGCGCTGGCGATGGGCAACTCGGTGATTCTGAAACCCGCCGAGCAGTCGCCGCTGACCGCGCTGCGCATCGCCGAACTGGCCGCGCAGGCAGGCATTCCACCGGGTGTGTTCAACGTGCTGCCGGGGTTCGGTCCGACCGCTGGCCGTGCGCTTGGCCTGCACATGGATGTCGATACGCTGGTGTTCACCGGGTCGGGTGAAGTCGGCAAATTGTTCCTGCAATACGCCGGCCAGTCGAACATGAAACGGGTGTGGCTGGAGTGCGGCGGCAAGACCCCGAACATCATTCTCAATGACTGCCGCGATCTGGAGAAGGCCGCCGCCACTGCGGCCAAATCAATGTTTTTCAATCAGGGCGAAGTGTGTGTGGCGCCGTCGCGGTTGATCGTGGAGGAGGGCATTCGCCACGAGTTTGTCGCCGAGGTATTGAAGGTGGCCCGGACCATCGCCGTCGGT is from Pseudomonas mucidolens and encodes:
- a CDS encoding aldehyde dehydrogenase, which produces MNTLVDIAAVQQRVAALKLPGQAFIDGRFVDALSGATFANISPRNGQVLNHVASCQAEDVDLAVKVARQAFDSGVWSQLAPKERKKVLLRFAALFEQHMTELALLETLDMGKPVSESAGFDVHAVLECLQWYAECCDKVYDEIAPSGPGALGMITREAIGVVAAVTPWNFPMLMAMWKVAPALAMGNSVILKPAEQSPLTALRIAELAAQAGIPPGVFNVLPGFGPTAGRALGLHMDVDTLVFTGSGEVGKLFLQYAGQSNMKRVWLECGGKTPNIILNDCRDLEKAAATAAKSMFFNQGEVCVAPSRLIVEEGIRHEFVAEVLKVARTIAVGDPLDPATQLGAMVDKSQMDRVLGYIRKGSEEGARIILGGERASGALADGFFIPPTIFDNVTNDMTIAREEIFGPVLSVISATDHLHAVRIANDSPYGLAASLWTSDLSRAHSIIRSLRAGSVWVNCFDGGDITMPFGGYKQSGNGRDRSLHALDKYSELKSAWIDLQD
- a CDS encoding carbohydrate porin: MTNKTIVAVGLLSACALPGAQAASYSPNNFLLGDWNGERTRLHEQGVDFQLTYVNELAYNTQGGDEHKGTYSDQLMIDTNFDLQKLVGWQGASFRMTLSNRNGESLTAEAGTNTLLAAQEIYGYGSVTRLVQFYYQQALLDDRLVVKLGRLPMSGDVFPFSCKFQNLTFCGTVPGYITPNWFTWPVSQWGAAVAAKLTDELSLNASLYQVNPRFTENAQGLNFGSPSGTTGYLAVGELAWTPTLNGLPGSYRAGIWRNTGDFNDVYHDINGQPIGLTGNAPDQHDQASGFYAMAEQRVYQDPDNSARGLTLFANFIQSDRDVSYVEKVFHVGAFIRGPFAARPQDEIGLAIGRLEVNEQSAKRIRQQNAYTQPAPDTEYPVELYYGISVTPALTLRPNVQYVANPGGLSGDKSVVVFGLKTEVSF